A window from Pseudanabaena sp. BC1403 encodes these proteins:
- a CDS encoding DUF4304 domain-containing protein: MAEHFSFTKHLRTIVKPVLAAKGFTTKNTKFTRPRDTYAELIYVQRSMWNHLSPPYKFYLNLQLISDSIPIHSGGGRFDRPTNLAFPAHYQTFFSNELTNEERNRLMKSFTFEEKSEIEDYNSSRRWEYSTEDELISQLHLLRNTLEMCADKIFDALGRSYDSDPNNFGNNCWNIVNSQYFSLLPPESRWTID; the protein is encoded by the coding sequence ATGGCTGAACACTTCTCCTTTACAAAACATCTACGAACAATCGTCAAACCAGTTCTTGCCGCTAAAGGATTTACGACAAAGAATACAAAATTTACTCGACCACGCGATACTTACGCTGAATTAATCTATGTTCAACGCTCAATGTGGAATCATCTTAGTCCACCATACAAGTTTTATCTCAACCTTCAGTTGATATCAGATAGCATACCCATACACAGTGGTGGAGGAAGGTTTGATCGTCCCACTAATTTAGCTTTCCCAGCACACTACCAAACATTTTTTTCTAACGAACTCACTAACGAAGAGCGGAATAGGCTTATGAAGTCTTTCACTTTCGAGGAAAAATCCGAAATTGAGGATTACAACTCATCCCGTCGTTGGGAATACAGTACAGAAGATGAATTGATTAGCCAACTCCACCTCTTACGAAACACTTTGGAAATGTGTGCCGATAAAATATTCGATGCCTTGGGTAGGTCGTATGATTCAGATCCTAACAACTTCGGCAACAACTGTTGGAACATTGTTAATTCTCAATACTTCAGTTTATTGCCTCCCGAATCTCGGTGGACAATAGACTGA
- a CDS encoding NAD(P)H-quinone oxidoreductase subunit N, with product MDTASLNALLNSGAILPELIVIGTLVLVLIVDLIASGRKSANVLPYIAIAGLAVSTGALIWQWTGLENPIAFLGSFNSDKLSIIFRGIIALSALLTILVSVRYLEQSGVVVGEYLVILLSATLGGMFLTGADEMVMVFVSLETLSISSYLLSGYTKRDPRSNEAALKYLLVGAASSAIFLYGMSLLYGLSGGETSLAAIASKITVSNTALIISMVFVIAGVSFKLSAVPFHQWTPDVYEGSPTPVVAFLSIGSKVAGFGLALRFLITVFPLASLQWHYVFVVLTVLSMVLGNVVAIAQTSMKRMLAYSSIGQAGFVMLGMAIDSEAGYASMIFYLILYLFMNMGAFACVILFASRTGTDQISEYSGLYQKDPLLTLALSVCLLSLGGIPPLAGFFGKLYIFWAGWQAQAYGLVLLALVMSVVSLYYYIRVVKMMVVKEPQEMSESIRNYPEISWTQVGMKPLQAALVFTLIFTAIAGIASNPLFSLSNQAVKETKFLQAKAPNAKSVAVLTTTAQ from the coding sequence ATGGATACAGCAAGTCTCAATGCTCTGCTCAATAGTGGCGCGATCTTGCCAGAACTAATCGTCATTGGGACATTGGTACTCGTATTGATCGTCGATCTGATTGCTTCAGGTCGAAAATCGGCAAATGTTCTACCCTACATTGCGATCGCAGGTTTAGCGGTTTCCACAGGCGCTTTGATCTGGCAATGGACGGGCTTAGAAAACCCGATCGCCTTCCTTGGCAGTTTTAATAGTGACAAACTCAGCATTATTTTTCGCGGCATTATTGCCCTATCGGCTCTCTTAACGATCCTCGTCTCAGTACGTTATTTGGAGCAGTCGGGTGTAGTGGTGGGTGAATATCTGGTGATTTTGCTCAGTGCCACCTTGGGCGGAATGTTCCTCACTGGTGCTGACGAGATGGTGATGGTATTTGTCTCCCTAGAAACCTTGAGTATTTCGTCATACTTACTTTCTGGTTATACCAAACGCGATCCCCGCTCTAATGAAGCCGCACTTAAATATTTATTAGTCGGTGCAGCTAGCTCCGCGATTTTCCTCTATGGCATGTCTTTGCTATACGGACTATCGGGCGGCGAAACTTCTCTAGCTGCGATCGCATCGAAGATCACCGTGAGCAATACTGCTCTAATCATTTCAATGGTGTTTGTAATTGCGGGAGTTTCCTTCAAGCTCTCGGCAGTACCTTTCCACCAATGGACACCTGATGTATATGAAGGCTCACCAACTCCTGTAGTTGCCTTTTTGTCGATTGGCTCGAAAGTTGCAGGTTTTGGACTTGCTCTCAGATTTTTAATTACCGTTTTCCCTCTTGCTTCTCTGCAATGGCATTACGTGTTTGTGGTATTGACAGTTCTAAGCATGGTTTTGGGCAACGTCGTTGCGATCGCGCAAACCAGTATGAAGCGGATGCTTGCTTATTCATCCATCGGTCAAGCAGGATTTGTGATGCTCGGCATGGCGATCGACTCCGAAGCAGGCTATGCCAGCATGATCTTTTACTTGATCTTGTATCTATTCATGAACATGGGTGCTTTTGCCTGTGTGATTCTGTTTGCTTCTCGCACGGGAACCGACCAAATCAGCGAATACAGTGGTCTCTACCAAAAAGACCCTCTACTCACCTTGGCACTGAGTGTTTGCTTACTCTCCCTTGGGGGGATTCCGCCTCTGGCAGGTTTCTTCGGTAAGCTCTACATTTTCTGGGCTGGTTGGCAAGCTCAAGCTTATGGCTTGGTATTGTTAGCTCTAGTCATGAGTGTAGTTTCTCTCTATTACTACATCCGCGTCGTCAAGATGATGGTGGTCAAAGAGCCTCAAGAAATGTCTGAGTCGATTCGCAATTATCCTGAGATCTCATGGACTCAGGTTGGTATGAAGCCTTTACAGGCAGCGCTCGTATTTACACTAATATTTACTGCGATCGCAGGTATTGCTTCTAACCCTCTATTCTCACTTTCCAATCAAGCTGTAAAAGAAACTAAGTTTCTCCAAGCTAAAGCACCGAATGCAAAATCAGTGGCAGTGCTAACAACAACTGCACAATAA
- a CDS encoding CmpA/NrtA family ABC transporter substrate-binding protein — MSDFKHNISRRRFIATAGATALSSVLLKGCLGNPPEDTPTITSAQATKISIPTEQVPEITKVRLGYLPIIEAAPLIIAKEKGFFAKYGMTDVDISKQANWGAARDNAKIGSSAGGIDGGQWQMPMPYLISEGIITDNLKIPMYVLLQLNTQGNAIAIADKHKDKGLTLKADKAKALFDKMKSDGTRFKAAYTFPKSNQEFWIRYWLAANGVDPDADIELLTVPAAQTVANMKTGSMDAFSTGDPWPYRIVKEKIGFIPALTAEIWKGHPEEYLAMRADWVDKYPKATKAILKAIMEAQQWCDNFDNRKELVQIVSVKNYFGVDPEILEDTMMGKYDMGDGRIINDKSMAPLYWKDSKGNVSYPYQSHDLWFITESVRWGFLPKDSLATAKDWIKKVNREDLWREAAKEAGIPAADIPTSTSRGIEEFFDGTKFDPENPQAYLDGLKIKKA, encoded by the coding sequence ATGTCTGATTTCAAGCACAACATTTCACGGCGGCGCTTTATCGCCACAGCAGGAGCAACCGCTCTCAGCTCAGTTTTGCTCAAAGGCTGTCTTGGTAATCCCCCCGAAGACACCCCAACTATTACTTCGGCACAGGCTACCAAAATCAGTATTCCCACTGAGCAAGTCCCAGAGATTACAAAAGTGAGACTTGGATATTTGCCAATTATTGAAGCCGCCCCTTTGATTATTGCTAAAGAAAAAGGCTTTTTTGCTAAGTATGGAATGACTGATGTCGATATCTCCAAGCAAGCCAACTGGGGCGCAGCTAGAGATAATGCCAAAATTGGCTCTTCCGCAGGTGGTATCGATGGCGGTCAGTGGCAAATGCCCATGCCTTATCTGATTTCGGAGGGCATCATTACTGACAATCTCAAAATACCCATGTATGTATTGCTGCAATTGAATACACAGGGAAATGCGATCGCGATCGCGGATAAGCACAAAGACAAAGGCTTGACGCTAAAAGCAGATAAGGCAAAAGCTTTATTCGACAAAATGAAGTCTGATGGCACTAGATTTAAGGCTGCTTACACCTTCCCAAAATCTAATCAAGAATTTTGGATTCGTTATTGGTTAGCCGCTAATGGAGTCGATCCTGATGCTGACATTGAACTGTTGACTGTGCCTGCCGCTCAAACTGTGGCAAACATGAAAACTGGTTCGATGGATGCCTTCAGCACAGGAGACCCTTGGCCCTATCGCATCGTTAAAGAGAAGATAGGCTTTATTCCTGCGCTGACTGCGGAAATTTGGAAAGGACATCCTGAGGAATATCTAGCAATGCGAGCTGATTGGGTGGATAAGTATCCTAAAGCGACAAAGGCTATCCTAAAGGCGATTATGGAAGCTCAGCAATGGTGTGACAACTTCGATAATCGCAAAGAATTAGTGCAGATTGTTTCCGTCAAAAATTATTTTGGTGTCGATCCTGAAATTCTTGAAGACACGATGATGGGCAAGTATGACATGGGTGATGGTCGCATCATCAATGACAAGAGCATGGCTCCACTCTATTGGAAAGACTCGAAAGGGAATGTTTCCTATCCATATCAAAGTCATGATCTCTGGTTCATTACCGAAAGCGTGCGTTGGGGATTTTTGCCAAAGGATTCTCTAGCTACAGCTAAGGATTGGATCAAAAAAGTGAATCGTGAGGATCTTTGGCGTGAGGCGGCAAAAGAAGCTGGTATTCCTGCTGCCGACATTCCGACTAGTACTTCTCGCGGTATTGAAGAATTCTTCGATGGCACAAAGTTCGATCCAGAGAATCCACAAGCCTATCTTGATGGTTTGAAGATCAAGAAGGCATAA
- a CDS encoding iron uptake porin, whose translation MKKIYSIAKIGLILSGLQLSYGAIAVSAETKTETKTAVDSKTLVLAENVTPSTSSSNKAPSSEVSQLSAEIRRDTISTNTTAQNVTSVSQLSDVRPTDWAFTALQSLVERYGCIAGYPDRTFRGKQATSRYEFAAGLNACLDKINEIISAGLADKVSKEDLATLQKLQEEFAAELATLRGRVDALDAKTAKLEAQQFSTTTKLSGEAIFSVSGATGANTGGTNTNIVFNNRVRLNLLTSFTGKDLLITGLQATNINSLAEPLGYADPLGSSSNVRLGFENQFLNFNPSNSNTAAANSVNLYKLLYIFPVADKLTMFAGSNAEVSDAFPAISPFASEGQGSISRFGQGLNAATRVSGGTSGTGLAAAVGFIWALSDQVDFRALYGSVNSAIATNSPTTLLGAGFFGGSSVAAAQLTLKPTSTLDIGLNYANSYHQINILGTGLARADIGAINAGGLGNPIKMDSVGATLTWRFAPKVAFNVSGAWIFANLTGVNASTTFTSWMTGFHFSDVFNEGNTAGIIFGQPLARSSAGGIATIPTGLTATPYHLEGYFNFKLSKNISVTPGVFFVFNPEGINNAPTATVGVVRTTFTF comes from the coding sequence ATGAAGAAAATTTACTCTATTGCCAAGATTGGTCTAATTTTGTCTGGTTTGCAGCTATCTTATGGTGCGATCGCTGTCTCTGCCGAAACAAAAACTGAAACAAAAACTGCTGTTGATTCAAAAACTCTTGTTCTCGCAGAAAATGTAACTCCATCAACTTCTAGTAGCAATAAAGCTCCTAGTTCTGAAGTGTCTCAGTTGAGTGCCGAAATTCGCCGTGACACTATCAGTACTAATACAACTGCTCAGAATGTCACATCTGTTTCGCAGCTATCTGATGTGCGTCCCACTGATTGGGCTTTTACAGCTTTGCAGTCTCTCGTTGAGCGCTACGGTTGTATTGCAGGATATCCCGATCGCACATTTCGCGGCAAACAAGCAACCTCACGCTATGAGTTTGCGGCTGGCTTAAATGCCTGTCTCGACAAAATCAACGAGATCATTTCTGCTGGACTAGCTGACAAGGTTAGCAAAGAAGACCTTGCAACTTTGCAAAAGCTTCAAGAAGAGTTTGCTGCGGAACTTGCTACTTTGCGTGGTCGTGTTGATGCCCTTGATGCGAAGACCGCCAAGCTTGAGGCGCAACAATTCTCGACCACAACCAAACTAAGTGGAGAAGCGATTTTCAGCGTTTCGGGTGCAACAGGTGCAAATACTGGGGGCACAAACACTAACATTGTTTTTAATAATCGTGTACGCCTGAATTTATTAACCAGCTTCACTGGTAAGGACTTATTGATTACGGGCTTGCAAGCTACAAATATCAATAGTCTAGCTGAACCTTTAGGCTATGCCGATCCCCTTGGTAGTTCTAGTAATGTCCGATTGGGATTTGAGAATCAATTCCTCAATTTCAATCCATCTAACTCCAATACAGCAGCCGCAAACTCGGTCAACCTTTACAAGTTACTCTACATTTTCCCTGTTGCTGATAAGCTGACGATGTTTGCTGGTTCTAATGCAGAAGTTTCCGACGCTTTCCCAGCGATCAGTCCTTTTGCTAGTGAAGGTCAAGGTTCGATCTCTCGCTTTGGTCAAGGTTTAAATGCTGCGACTCGTGTATCTGGAGGTACATCTGGTACTGGGCTAGCTGCTGCCGTTGGTTTTATTTGGGCTCTTTCCGATCAGGTCGATTTTAGAGCTTTATATGGAAGTGTTAACTCTGCGATCGCTACTAATAGTCCCACTACTCTACTTGGAGCAGGATTCTTTGGCGGTAGTAGCGTTGCGGCTGCTCAATTAACTCTCAAACCCACTTCTACTCTTGATATTGGGCTCAACTATGCCAATAGCTATCACCAGATTAATATTTTGGGGACTGGCTTAGCTCGCGCAGACATTGGTGCAATTAATGCAGGAGGACTAGGCAACCCCATCAAGATGGACTCCGTAGGTGCAACTTTGACTTGGCGCTTTGCTCCCAAGGTTGCCTTTAATGTATCGGGTGCTTGGATCTTTGCAAACCTTACTGGTGTCAATGCTTCAACTACCTTTACTAGTTGGATGACAGGATTCCATTTCAGTGATGTATTCAATGAAGGAAATACAGCTGGAATTATCTTTGGGCAACCTCTTGCACGGAGTTCAGCAGGTGGGATTGCCACGATTCCCACTGGATTGACGGCAACTCCATATCATTTAGAAGGTTATTTCAATTTTAAATTGTCCAAAAACATCAGTGTTACTCCAGGCGTATTCTTTGTGTTTAATCCAGAGGGTATCAATAACGCGCCTACTGCGACTGTCGGTGTAGTTCGGACAACATTCACATTCTAG
- the ntrB gene encoding nitrate ABC transporter permease, producing the protein MAASIGNRNSSNAIAKFWQKNAQNWALPIIGILGFLAVWQLLSSIGLVKLPGPWNIMLEKSTRNLLLYPFFDRGGTDKGLFWQTLASFERVAKGYSLAAVVGIGVGILVGTNAVIDKALDPLFQFLRTVPPLAWVPIALAALRQNEPAALFVIFITAVWPILLNTAVGVKQIPQDYRNVSRVLQLSRQKYFFKILIPSALPYIFTGLRISIGLAWLAIIAAEIIMSGIVGIGFFIWNAYTNDKVGEVILALVYIGAVGLILDRAIGWLQNVILPEEQK; encoded by the coding sequence ATGGCAGCAAGTATTGGTAATCGCAATTCGTCAAATGCGATCGCGAAGTTTTGGCAGAAAAATGCTCAAAATTGGGCGCTCCCAATCATTGGGATTTTAGGATTTCTCGCTGTATGGCAACTTCTCTCAAGCATTGGCTTAGTTAAATTGCCTGGGCCATGGAATATTATGCTTGAGAAATCCACTCGTAATTTATTGCTTTATCCTTTCTTCGATCGCGGTGGTACGGACAAAGGGCTATTCTGGCAGACTCTGGCTAGCTTTGAGCGCGTGGCTAAGGGTTACTCATTAGCGGCTGTCGTCGGTATTGGAGTCGGGATTCTAGTTGGCACTAATGCGGTTATTGACAAAGCTCTCGATCCATTGTTCCAATTTTTGCGCACCGTTCCACCACTTGCTTGGGTTCCGATCGCACTTGCTGCACTCCGTCAAAATGAACCAGCCGCCTTGTTTGTTATCTTCATCACCGCAGTTTGGCCAATCCTATTAAACACTGCCGTAGGCGTTAAGCAAATCCCTCAAGACTACCGCAACGTTTCACGAGTGCTACAACTTTCACGCCAAAAGTATTTCTTTAAGATTCTGATTCCTTCCGCTCTTCCCTATATCTTCACTGGTCTACGCATTTCCATCGGTCTTGCATGGCTCGCGATTATCGCCGCAGAAATCATCATGTCAGGTATCGTCGGTATCGGCTTCTTTATTTGGAATGCTTACACTAACGATAAGGTCGGTGAAGTTATTCTGGCTCTAGTTTATATCGGTGCTGTTGGCTTGATCCTTGACCGTGCCATCGGCTGGCTTCAGAACGTGATTTTGCCTGAAGAACAGAAGTAG
- a CDS encoding nitrate ABC transporter ATP-binding protein (This model describes the ATP binding subunits of ATP-binding cassette (ABC) transporters for nitrate transport, or for bicarbonate transport, in bacteria and archaea.), with translation MSSFVSVDQVERTFPLGGGKEYIALKGIDLRIKKGEFISLIGHSGCGKSTLLNMIAGLDLPTGGVVMLEDERVSRPGPDRMVVFQNYSLLPWLSVRDNVALAVDEVLSNLPKDERHALVERYVNMVGLAHAIDKPPTQLSGGMRQRVAIARALAVRPKLLLLDEPFGALDALTRGNLQEKLMQICNEDQITAVMVTHDVDEAVLLSDRIVMLTNGPSSKIGGILEVDIPRPRQRLEAVKHPSYYSLRSEIIYFLNQQKRVKKLNARTVTTVARHGLEKVNLEIGFVPLTACAPIAVAKEKGFFQKHGLDEVSLVRETSWRGIVDGIAGGYLDAAQMPSGLPMWMTLGGAGACKPIVTALTMTRNGNAISLDRRFYDRGIHTLADFKAMLQNTRDRSHRMGVVHPSSMHNLLLRYWLAAGGIDPDHDVELKTIPPAQMVVDLKAGSIDGFCVGEPWNFRAAMENIGFTVATDLEIWQGHPGKVLGVREDWANAYPNTHIALVKALLEACMYCSDPNNAEEIRQILSRRAYVSTNVNYIHLGNPDDVTCAIDSPMREPAHHQFYGAGVNRPSRSEHLWHITQMARWGDVPFPRNWVEVLEKSCRVGVFSTAARELGLTDITYSRNAIQLFDDIPFNAEDPIAYLNQLEIKRNITMAEIGMDSMRMVA, from the coding sequence ATGAGTAGTTTTGTTTCAGTTGATCAAGTTGAGAGAACATTTCCCTTAGGCGGTGGCAAAGAATATATTGCGCTTAAAGGAATTGACTTACGTATTAAAAAAGGTGAATTTATTTCCCTCATCGGTCACTCTGGCTGTGGGAAATCAACTTTACTAAATATGATCGCAGGATTAGATCTGCCCACTGGCGGAGTCGTCATGCTCGAAGATGAGCGTGTATCCCGTCCAGGCCCCGATCGCATGGTCGTATTTCAGAACTATTCACTTTTGCCTTGGCTATCGGTACGCGACAATGTGGCTCTGGCTGTCGATGAGGTTCTATCGAATTTACCCAAAGATGAGCGCCATGCTTTAGTTGAGCGTTATGTAAACATGGTGGGGCTAGCCCATGCGATCGATAAGCCGCCCACACAGCTATCGGGTGGTATGCGTCAGAGGGTTGCGATCGCACGAGCTCTCGCAGTCAGACCTAAATTATTACTTCTTGATGAACCTTTCGGAGCCTTGGATGCGCTGACCCGTGGCAATCTGCAAGAGAAATTAATGCAGATTTGTAATGAAGACCAAATTACGGCGGTAATGGTTACGCACGATGTCGATGAAGCGGTATTGCTAAGCGATCGCATTGTTATGCTCACCAATGGGCCATCTTCAAAAATTGGCGGTATTTTGGAAGTGGATATTCCTCGCCCTCGCCAAAGACTAGAAGCCGTTAAGCATCCGAGCTATTACAGCTTACGCAGTGAGATTATCTATTTCTTAAATCAACAGAAGCGCGTTAAAAAGCTCAATGCACGGACTGTTACTACAGTTGCTCGGCATGGATTGGAAAAAGTTAATCTAGAGATTGGCTTCGTTCCCTTAACAGCCTGTGCACCGATCGCAGTTGCTAAAGAGAAAGGCTTTTTTCAAAAGCATGGACTTGATGAAGTATCCCTAGTGCGTGAAACCAGTTGGCGCGGCATTGTCGATGGTATCGCAGGTGGTTATCTTGATGCTGCACAAATGCCTTCAGGCTTGCCAATGTGGATGACCCTCGGCGGTGCTGGCGCTTGCAAACCAATTGTGACGGCGCTAACCATGACTCGTAATGGTAACGCGATTAGTCTCGATCGCCGCTTTTACGATCGCGGTATTCATACTCTTGCTGATTTTAAAGCGATGCTGCAAAATACTCGCGATCGCTCTCACCGCATGGGTGTAGTCCATCCATCTTCCATGCATAATCTGCTACTGCGCTACTGGTTAGCCGCAGGTGGCATTGACCCCGATCACGATGTCGAGCTAAAAACAATTCCACCAGCGCAAATGGTCGTTGACCTTAAAGCAGGCAGTATCGATGGTTTCTGTGTCGGTGAACCTTGGAACTTCCGCGCCGCGATGGAAAATATCGGCTTTACCGTTGCAACGGATTTAGAAATTTGGCAAGGACATCCTGGCAAGGTTCTCGGTGTACGCGAAGATTGGGCAAATGCCTATCCCAACACCCACATCGCTCTCGTCAAGGCATTACTAGAAGCCTGTATGTATTGCTCCGATCCCAATAATGCCGAAGAGATTCGCCAAATACTCTCTCGCCGAGCCTATGTCAGCACTAATGTCAATTACATCCATTTAGGGAATCCTGATGATGTCACCTGTGCGATCGACTCCCCAATGCGCGAACCTGCTCACCACCAGTTCTATGGTGCTGGTGTCAATCGCCCTAGCCGTTCTGAACATCTCTGGCATATTACCCAGATGGCACGTTGGGGCGATGTTCCCTTCCCTCGCAACTGGGTAGAAGTTCTTGAAAAGAGCTGTCGGGTTGGAGTGTTCAGTACAGCAGCGCGTGAGCTTGGGTTGACAGATATCACCTATAGTCGCAATGCGATTCAACTCTTTGATGACATTCCCTTTAATGCCGAAGATCCGATCGCCTATCTCAACCAGCTAGAGATTAAGCGCAATATCACGATGGCAGAAATTGGCATGGACTCTATGCGAATGGTTGCTTAA
- a CDS encoding nitrate ABC transporter ATP-binding protein (This model describes the ATP binding subunits of ATP-binding cassette (ABC) transporters for nitrate transport, or for bicarbonate transport, in bacteria and archaea.), giving the protein MTQTTLNPIPVATIPPQESFLRIENVSKIYPTPNNGQYVVLDGVNLHVQEGEFICLIGHSGCGKSTLLNMVGGFSKPSIGEVLVNGKLITKPGPDRMVVFQGYALLPWLTVYENVMLAVDSVNPNMSKGEKNDIVRHHLAMVGLSESAEKKPTQISGGMKQRVSIARALSIRPEVLILDEPFGALDAITKEELQEELLQIWTEHRCTVLMITHDIDEALFLADRLVMMTNGPAASIGEILTIPFARPRDRAQIMEDPLYYDLRNTALDFLYNRFAHDE; this is encoded by the coding sequence ATGACCCAAACCACCCTTAATCCCATACCAGTTGCCACCATACCTCCTCAAGAATCCTTCTTGCGCATTGAAAATGTTTCCAAAATTTATCCAACACCTAATAACGGACAATATGTAGTTCTAGATGGTGTAAATCTTCATGTCCAAGAAGGTGAATTTATTTGCCTAATTGGTCACTCTGGCTGTGGCAAGTCCACCCTCCTAAACATGGTTGGCGGCTTCTCGAAACCATCGATCGGCGAAGTTTTAGTTAATGGCAAACTGATTACCAAGCCAGGACCCGATCGCATGGTCGTATTCCAAGGTTATGCGCTCTTACCTTGGCTCACAGTATATGAAAATGTCATGCTGGCGGTAGACTCAGTTAATCCAAATATGTCGAAAGGCGAGAAAAATGATATCGTCCGTCACCACCTCGCTATGGTCGGATTGAGTGAATCCGCCGAGAAAAAGCCAACTCAAATTTCAGGTGGGATGAAACAGCGCGTATCGATCGCCAGAGCCTTATCCATCCGTCCTGAAGTCCTCATCCTTGATGAACCCTTTGGCGCTTTGGATGCAATCACCAAAGAAGAACTGCAAGAAGAACTGCTACAAATCTGGACAGAACATCGCTGTACGGTATTGATGATCACCCACGATATTGATGAGGCTCTATTCTTAGCCGATCGCCTGGTGATGATGACCAACGGCCCCGCCGCGAGTATTGGTGAAATCTTAACGATTCCTTTTGCTCGTCCCCGCGATCGCGCCCAAATCATGGAAGATCCTCTATACTACGATCTGAGAAATACGGCTCTAGATTTCCTATATAACCGCTTTGCCCATGACGAGTAA
- a CDS encoding DUF6671 family protein — protein MTSNSPILSPTGRGEQGNPIEFRDRLMVIATMHRKELAIAPIVQTSLGVRVTVPQDFNSDLFGTFTRDIDRPANQVETAKLKAEKALELINADLSIASEGSFFPHPILGIPYNREIVFLLDKKHNFNVYGECLSTDTNFRHQEISSYEQAYDFALKIGFPDHAIVLMPDATTSAKEAIYKGITSENLLKVSVRELLKQSPQIHIETDMRSLYNPTRMSNIAKATEELVRKLQQLCPNCNFVNFDVAERLRGLPCELCGLPTQVTRAHVYRCDRCQFQQEVLFPDEVQTADPMYCSYCNP, from the coding sequence ATGACGAGTAATTCCCCTATCCTCTCTCCCACTGGGAGAGGGGAACAAGGTAACCCAATAGAGTTTCGCGATCGCCTAATGGTGATCGCGACAATGCATCGTAAGGAATTAGCGATCGCGCCAATTGTACAAACATCTTTGGGCGTGAGAGTTACCGTACCTCAAGATTTTAATAGCGACTTGTTCGGCACATTTACCCGCGATATTGATCGCCCTGCTAATCAAGTCGAAACCGCCAAACTCAAAGCCGAAAAAGCTTTAGAACTAATTAACGCAGATCTATCGATCGCTAGTGAAGGTAGCTTTTTCCCACATCCAATTTTAGGTATTCCCTACAATCGCGAAATTGTTTTTTTACTCGATAAAAAGCATAACTTCAATGTTTACGGTGAATGTCTATCTACTGATACGAACTTTCGCCATCAAGAGATTTCTAGCTATGAGCAAGCCTATGATTTTGCTCTAAAAATTGGCTTTCCCGATCATGCGATCGTGCTGATGCCAGATGCCACGACTTCGGCAAAAGAGGCTATTTATAAAGGAATTACTTCAGAAAATTTGCTCAAAGTATCTGTGCGTGAGTTGCTAAAACAATCACCACAAATTCATATTGAAACAGATATGCGATCGCTCTACAACCCGACTCGCATGAGCAATATTGCCAAAGCTACTGAAGAGCTAGTACGGAAGTTACAGCAACTCTGTCCCAATTGTAATTTTGTGAATTTCGATGTAGCAGAAAGATTAAGAGGGTTACCCTGTGAACTTTGCGGCTTACCCACTCAAGTTACTCGCGCTCATGTCTATCGTTGCGATCGCTGCCAGTTTCAGCAAGAAGTTCTATTCCCAGATGAAGTACAAACTGCTGATCCGATGTACTGCTCCTATTGTAATCCTTAA